From Erwinia pyri, a single genomic window includes:
- the uca gene encoding urea carboxylase has translation MFNTVLIANRGEIACRAIRTLKRLGITSVAVYSAADKNAQHVKDADIAIALGGEKASDSYLRIDKILAAAQETGAEAIWPGYGFLSESLPFAAACEEAGIVFVGPTAHQIGEFGLKHRARELAAAADVPMTPGTPLLNSLEEALGAADTIGYPVMLKSTAGGGGIGLTRCADAEALRNAWESVRRLGEQFFSDAGVFLERCIDRARHVEVQIFGDGKGRVIALGERDCSLQRRNQKVVEETPAPQLPQATREALLASAVKLGELVSYRSAGTVEYIYDAERDEFYFLEVNTRLQVEHPVTECVTGLDLVECMLRVAADEEPDWSRLTQAPQGASIEVRIYAEDPLKNFQPSPGVLTEVCFPDNVRVDGWIDTGTEVSAFYDPMIAKLIVHAENREAALLKMQQALSETRLHGIATNLDYLRQIVATEAFRTGKVWTRMLDSFTPLSPVVEVLQPGTWSSIQDYPGRLGYWDIGVPPSGPMDDFAFRLANRIVGNAEEAAGLEFTLQGPTLRFHSDTLIALTGAECPAALDGESVAYWQPVAVKAGQTLTLGRALMGCRTYLAVRNGFDVPEYLGSRSTFALGQFGGHAGRTLRVADMLAISQPALPACTTPAPVSEPQAVDASLVPRYGDEWKIGVLYGPHGAPDFFTQQSIDEFFAAEWQVHYNSNRLGVRLVGPKPGWTRANGGEAGLHPSNVHDCEYAIGAVNFTGDFPVILTRDGPSLGGFVCPVTIAKAELWKVGQVKPGDRIRFQPISFEEAHALEQAQAKSVEKLHATTLPAYEVPSLAETEQGSATVLAAIKATPLTPTAVYRQAGDNYILMEYGDNVLDLALRLRVHLLMTALRETGQPGIEELSPGVRSLQIRYDSRILSQKQLLALLLTLEKELGDVSQMKVPSRIVHMPMAFEDSATLGAVERYQQTVRANAPWLPNNVDFIQRINGLSSREEVRQTIFDASYLILGLGDVYLGAPCAVPVDPRHRLLSSKYNPARTFTAEGTVGIGGMYMCIYGMDSPGGYQLVGRTLPIWNKFLKNEQFAASEPWLLHFFDQVRFYPVSEAELEVLREDFREGRATITIEETVFDFAEHTRFLSENAGSIAEFRASQATAFEAEVALWAQEEEGAPLTSEETLQPQEADDDALQVSADLNGNIWKVLVKPGDLVAAGDPVIIVEAMKMELVVHAPQAGRVKRIACQPGRAVSPGDALLWLE, from the coding sequence ATGTTTAATACCGTTCTGATCGCCAACCGTGGCGAAATCGCCTGCCGGGCTATTCGTACCCTGAAACGTCTGGGGATTACCAGCGTGGCCGTCTACTCCGCAGCTGACAAAAATGCGCAGCATGTGAAAGATGCCGACATTGCCATCGCACTGGGAGGCGAAAAAGCCAGCGACAGCTATCTGCGCATCGATAAAATTCTGGCCGCGGCCCAAGAGACCGGCGCAGAGGCGATCTGGCCCGGCTATGGCTTCCTGTCAGAAAGCCTGCCGTTCGCCGCCGCCTGTGAGGAAGCGGGCATCGTTTTCGTGGGGCCAACGGCCCACCAGATTGGGGAGTTTGGCCTTAAGCATCGCGCGCGTGAGCTGGCCGCGGCGGCAGATGTGCCGATGACGCCAGGCACGCCGCTGCTCAACTCTCTTGAAGAGGCGCTTGGCGCGGCCGACACCATCGGCTATCCGGTGATGCTGAAAAGCACCGCGGGCGGCGGCGGCATTGGCCTGACGCGCTGCGCGGATGCAGAGGCGCTGCGCAACGCCTGGGAAAGCGTGCGCCGCCTTGGCGAACAGTTCTTCAGCGATGCTGGCGTCTTCCTGGAGCGCTGTATCGATCGTGCCCGCCATGTGGAAGTGCAGATCTTTGGCGACGGCAAAGGCAGGGTCATTGCTCTGGGCGAGCGTGACTGCTCGCTGCAACGCCGTAACCAGAAAGTGGTGGAGGAAACCCCTGCGCCACAGCTGCCGCAGGCGACTCGCGAGGCGCTTCTGGCCTCTGCCGTGAAGCTGGGCGAGCTGGTCAGCTACCGCAGCGCAGGTACCGTAGAATATATCTATGACGCTGAACGCGATGAGTTTTACTTTCTGGAGGTGAATACCCGCCTACAGGTTGAACACCCGGTAACGGAGTGCGTGACCGGGCTGGATCTGGTGGAGTGCATGCTGCGGGTTGCCGCAGACGAAGAACCAGATTGGTCCCGGCTGACGCAGGCCCCTCAGGGCGCCTCCATTGAAGTGCGTATCTATGCGGAAGATCCGCTGAAGAACTTCCAGCCAAGCCCGGGCGTGCTGACCGAAGTCTGCTTCCCGGACAACGTGCGCGTCGATGGCTGGATCGATACCGGTACAGAAGTCTCCGCCTTCTACGACCCGATGATCGCCAAACTGATCGTGCACGCGGAAAATCGCGAAGCCGCGCTTCTGAAGATGCAGCAGGCGCTGAGCGAAACGCGCCTGCACGGTATCGCCACAAACCTGGATTATCTGCGTCAGATTGTGGCAACTGAAGCTTTCCGCACGGGTAAAGTCTGGACGCGCATGCTGGACAGCTTTACGCCGCTCTCACCCGTAGTTGAGGTCCTACAGCCCGGCACCTGGAGCAGCATTCAGGATTACCCTGGCCGCCTGGGCTACTGGGATATTGGCGTGCCGCCCTCTGGCCCGATGGATGATTTTGCTTTCCGTCTGGCAAACCGCATTGTGGGCAACGCCGAAGAGGCCGCAGGGCTGGAATTTACGCTACAGGGGCCAACGCTGCGTTTCCACAGCGACACGCTGATTGCCCTGACCGGGGCTGAATGCCCTGCCGCGCTGGATGGCGAGAGCGTGGCTTACTGGCAGCCGGTTGCCGTAAAAGCGGGTCAGACGCTGACGCTGGGCCGTGCCCTGATGGGCTGCCGGACCTACCTGGCGGTGCGCAACGGGTTTGACGTGCCGGAATATCTGGGCAGCCGTTCAACCTTTGCGCTGGGACAGTTTGGCGGCCACGCCGGACGCACCCTGCGCGTTGCGGACATGCTGGCCATCTCTCAGCCAGCGCTGCCGGCCTGTACCACGCCCGCGCCGGTCAGTGAACCGCAGGCCGTTGATGCTTCGCTGGTGCCGCGCTATGGCGATGAGTGGAAGATCGGCGTGCTCTACGGGCCACACGGCGCGCCAGACTTCTTTACCCAACAATCCATCGACGAATTCTTTGCCGCTGAATGGCAGGTCCACTACAACTCCAACCGCCTGGGCGTTCGCCTTGTCGGGCCGAAACCAGGCTGGACGCGCGCCAACGGCGGCGAAGCGGGGCTGCACCCTTCCAACGTTCACGACTGTGAATATGCCATCGGCGCGGTGAATTTTACCGGCGATTTCCCGGTGATCCTCACCCGCGACGGACCAAGCCTGGGCGGCTTTGTCTGTCCGGTGACTATCGCCAAAGCTGAATTGTGGAAAGTCGGCCAGGTTAAACCAGGTGACCGCATTCGTTTCCAACCGATCAGTTTCGAGGAAGCGCACGCGCTGGAGCAGGCGCAGGCGAAAAGCGTGGAGAAGCTGCACGCCACCACGCTGCCCGCTTACGAGGTGCCCTCGCTGGCGGAAACCGAACAGGGTTCAGCAACCGTGCTGGCGGCCATTAAAGCCACTCCCCTCACCCCTACCGCCGTTTACCGCCAGGCGGGCGATAACTACATCCTGATGGAATATGGCGACAACGTGCTGGATCTGGCGCTGCGCCTGCGCGTGCACCTGTTGATGACGGCACTGCGCGAAACCGGCCAGCCGGGGATTGAGGAGCTGTCGCCGGGCGTGCGTTCGCTGCAAATTCGCTACGACAGCCGCATTCTCAGCCAGAAACAGCTGCTGGCCCTGCTGCTTACCCTGGAGAAAGAGCTGGGTGACGTCAGCCAGATGAAGGTGCCCTCGCGCATTGTGCATATGCCGATGGCATTTGAAGACAGCGCCACGCTGGGTGCGGTAGAGCGTTACCAGCAGACGGTGCGGGCAAACGCGCCGTGGTTGCCGAACAACGTTGATTTTATCCAGCGAATCAACGGACTGAGCAGCCGCGAAGAGGTCCGGCAGACGATTTTTGACGCCAGCTATCTGATCCTGGGCCTGGGCGACGTTTATCTCGGCGCACCGTGCGCGGTGCCTGTCGATCCCCGCCACCGCCTGCTGAGTTCGAAATATAACCCGGCACGAACCTTTACCGCAGAGGGAACGGTCGGCATTGGCGGCATGTATATGTGCATCTATGGCATGGACTCTCCTGGCGGCTATCAGTTGGTTGGGCGGACATTGCCAATCTGGAACAAATTCCTGAAAAACGAGCAGTTTGCCGCCAGCGAGCCCTGGCTGCTGCACTTCTTCGATCAGGTTCGCTTCTACCCGGTCAGCGAAGCGGAGCTGGAGGTCCTGCGCGAAGATTTCCGCGAGGGCCGCGCCACTATCACCATTGAAGAGACGGTGTTCGATTTCGCCGAACATACGCGCTTCCTCAGCGAAAATGCCGGCTCTATTGCTGAATTCCGCGCCAGCCAGGCCACCGCCTTTGAGGCTGAAGTGGCGCTGTGGGCGCAGGAGGAGGAAGGCGCCCCATTGACCAGCGAAGAGACATTGCAGCCGCAAGAAGCTGACGATGACGCGCTGCAGGTCAGTGCGGACCTGAATGGCAACATCTGGAAAGTGCTGGTGAAACCGGGCGATCTGGTGGCTGCTGGCGATCCGGTGATTATCGTGGAAGCGATGAAAATGGAGCTGGTTGTCCATGCCCCTCAGGCGGGACGGGTGAAGCGTATCGCCTGCCAGCCTGGCCGCGCCGTCAGCCCGGGTGATGCCCTGCTGTGGCTGGAATAA
- a CDS encoding GntR family transcriptional regulator, producing MQELHARRGRARPEALAGKVYQTIKNDIFDFRLMPGDRFSESEMAERMDVSRTPVRQALFWLEREGYVEVYFRSGWQVRQFDFEYFEELYDLRIVLECEAVRRLCSMPPGRASELLSDLQLFWAEAPRLEDGKAVSLQDEAFHMALVAAAGNSEMARIHAELTEKIRIIRRLDFTREERIDATYNEHARILLAVLHQHAEEAQRILTDHISVSKAEVRKITLHRLQQARLQPDSPT from the coding sequence ATGCAGGAACTTCACGCCAGACGCGGCAGGGCCAGACCGGAAGCACTGGCCGGAAAGGTCTACCAGACGATCAAAAACGACATTTTCGACTTTCGCCTGATGCCGGGCGACCGCTTCAGCGAAAGCGAAATGGCCGAACGTATGGATGTCAGCCGCACGCCGGTGCGGCAGGCCCTGTTCTGGCTGGAGCGGGAGGGCTATGTCGAAGTCTATTTTCGCAGCGGCTGGCAGGTTCGCCAGTTCGACTTTGAATATTTTGAAGAGCTTTACGATTTGCGGATCGTGCTGGAGTGCGAAGCGGTACGCCGCCTCTGCAGCATGCCGCCGGGGCGTGCCAGCGAGTTGCTGAGCGACCTGCAGCTTTTCTGGGCAGAGGCGCCGCGCCTGGAGGACGGCAAGGCGGTGTCACTGCAGGATGAAGCCTTCCATATGGCGCTGGTTGCCGCCGCAGGCAACAGCGAAATGGCGCGCATTCATGCCGAGCTGACGGAAAAAATTCGTATCATCCGCCGCCTCGACTTCACCCGCGAGGAGCGGATTGACGCGACCTATAACGAGCACGCCCGGATTTTGCTGGCGGTTCTGCATCAACACGCTGAGGAGGCCCAGCGCATTCTGACCGACCACATCTCTGTGAGTAAAGCCGAGGTCAGAAAGATCACATTACACAGGCTGCAGCAGGCAAGACTTCAACCGGATTCACCAACATAA
- the urtA gene encoding urea ABC transporter substrate-binding protein, whose translation MKRRSLLKVFALSATVVSMGLAWGAQAADTIKVGILSSLSGTMAISETPLKDVALMTIDDINAKGGVLGKKLEPVVVDPASNWPLFAEKARQLLTQDKAAVVFGCWTSVSRKSVLPVFEELNGLLFYPVQYEGEEMSPNVFYTGAAPNQQAIPAVEYLMSEDGGSAKRFFLLGTDYVYPRTTNKILRAFLHSKGVKDSDIEEVYTPFGYSDYQTIVSNIKKFSAGGKTAVISTINGDSNVPFYKELANQGLKATDVPVVAFSVGEEELRGIDTKPLVGNLAAWNYFESVDNPVNKQFVADYRAYAKSHNLPNAATAVTNDPMEATYVGIHMWAQAVEKAGTTDVDKVRAAMAGQTFKAPDGFTLTMDNTNHHLHKPVMIGEIEENGQFNVVWQTDKPVRAQPWSPYIAGNDKKPDHPVKSTQ comes from the coding sequence ATGAAAAGACGTTCATTGCTCAAGGTTTTTGCTCTCTCCGCTACGGTTGTCAGTATGGGTTTAGCCTGGGGCGCGCAGGCTGCGGATACCATTAAAGTCGGGATCCTCTCCTCGCTCTCCGGCACGATGGCGATTTCCGAAACGCCGCTGAAAGACGTGGCGCTGATGACCATTGATGATATCAATGCCAAAGGGGGCGTGCTGGGCAAAAAGCTGGAGCCGGTGGTGGTGGATCCCGCCTCCAACTGGCCGCTGTTCGCGGAGAAAGCGCGCCAGCTGCTGACGCAGGACAAAGCCGCCGTGGTGTTTGGCTGCTGGACCTCTGTTTCCCGTAAATCGGTGCTGCCGGTGTTTGAAGAGCTGAACGGCCTGCTCTTCTATCCGGTGCAATATGAAGGGGAAGAGATGTCGCCAAACGTGTTCTATACCGGCGCGGCGCCCAACCAGCAGGCGATTCCGGCAGTGGAGTATCTGATGAGCGAAGATGGCGGCAGCGCTAAGCGCTTCTTCCTGCTGGGCACCGACTACGTCTATCCGCGTACCACCAATAAAATCCTGCGTGCTTTCCTGCACTCAAAAGGGGTGAAGGATAGCGATATCGAAGAGGTGTACACGCCGTTTGGCTACAGCGATTACCAGACTATCGTGTCAAACATCAAAAAATTCTCGGCTGGCGGCAAAACGGCGGTGATCTCCACCATCAACGGGGACTCCAACGTACCCTTCTACAAAGAGCTGGCGAACCAGGGCCTCAAAGCCACGGATGTGCCGGTCGTGGCCTTCTCCGTGGGTGAAGAGGAGCTGCGCGGCATTGATACCAAACCGCTGGTAGGCAACCTGGCCGCGTGGAACTACTTCGAATCGGTTGATAACCCGGTCAACAAGCAGTTCGTTGCCGACTACCGCGCTTACGCTAAGTCGCACAACCTGCCGAACGCCGCCACTGCGGTGACCAACGACCCGATGGAGGCCACCTATGTCGGCATCCATATGTGGGCGCAAGCGGTAGAGAAAGCGGGCACCACCGACGTGGATAAAGTGCGTGCGGCGATGGCGGGACAAACCTTCAAAGCGCCGGATGGCTTCACTCTGACCATGGATAACACTAACCATCACCTGCATAAGCCAGTAATGATTGGCGAAATCGAAGAGAACGGTCAGTTCAACGTGGTCTGGCAGACCGACAAACCGGTTCGCGCCCAGCCGTGGAGCCCGTACATTGCCGGTAATGACAAAAAGCCCGATCACCCGGTGAAATCGACGCAGTAA
- the urtB gene encoding urea ABC transporter permease subunit UrtB, with translation MTIRPFLTLLFALCLLAPLAASAGPAADFAAASRTDQIKLLQAWAATPDPTRLPFLQALRKEHVVLDENKQPFSDTAGKLTPLDSAAQPAGSTKKLFMNNRLRVMVATTLAAHQLVSDDVATRLSAARALQNDAQADQLPLLTQRLAAEKDADVHSVLAQAVAGLQIADANPQIRLQAVKLLGETSDPQTQAALEHLTQPQNEPDAGVRAAAAESLKQIKQRLVLGDLLGQAFTGLSLGSVLLLAALGLAITYGLLGVINMAHGEMLMLGAYATWMVQTLFQRFAPDWLAFYPLLALPVAFFITAATGMALERTIIRHLYGRPLETLLATWGISLMLIQLMRVLFGAQNLEVANPPWLSGGVQVLPNLVLPYNRLAVILFVFGVLFLTWLLLNKTRLGMNVRAVTQNRAMADCCGVPTGRVDMLAFGLGSGIAGLGGVALSQLGNVGPELGQGYIIDSFLVVVTGGVGQLAGTVVAAFGLGILNKVLEPQIGAVLGKILILVLIVLFIQKRPQGLFAFKGRVTD, from the coding sequence ATGACGATTCGCCCTTTTCTTACCCTGCTGTTTGCGCTGTGCCTGCTGGCACCGCTGGCAGCCTCTGCCGGGCCCGCTGCAGATTTCGCGGCGGCCAGCCGGACAGATCAGATTAAATTACTGCAGGCCTGGGCGGCCACGCCGGATCCCACGCGCCTGCCCTTTCTTCAGGCGCTGCGTAAAGAGCACGTGGTGCTGGATGAGAACAAACAGCCTTTTAGTGACACCGCAGGCAAGCTCACGCCGCTGGATAGCGCGGCCCAGCCTGCTGGTAGCACCAAAAAGCTCTTTATGAATAACCGTCTGCGGGTGATGGTTGCGACCACGCTGGCTGCCCATCAGCTGGTGAGCGACGACGTGGCGACCCGGCTAAGCGCAGCACGTGCGTTGCAAAACGACGCGCAGGCCGATCAGCTGCCGCTGCTGACCCAACGTCTGGCGGCAGAGAAGGATGCTGACGTGCACAGCGTGCTGGCGCAGGCTGTGGCAGGGCTGCAAATTGCCGACGCCAATCCTCAAATTCGCCTGCAGGCGGTGAAGCTGCTGGGTGAAACCAGCGATCCGCAAACTCAGGCAGCGCTTGAGCACTTAACGCAGCCGCAGAACGAGCCGGATGCTGGCGTCCGCGCCGCCGCCGCCGAAAGCCTGAAGCAGATCAAACAGCGCCTGGTGCTGGGCGACCTGCTCGGCCAGGCGTTTACCGGTCTGTCGCTTGGTTCGGTGCTGCTGCTGGCGGCGCTGGGTCTGGCCATTACCTACGGCCTGCTGGGGGTGATCAATATGGCTCACGGCGAAATGCTGATGCTGGGTGCCTATGCCACCTGGATGGTTCAGACGCTGTTCCAGCGGTTTGCTCCTGACTGGCTGGCCTTCTATCCGCTGCTTGCGCTGCCGGTCGCCTTTTTCATCACCGCAGCCACAGGAATGGCGCTGGAGCGCACCATCATCCGCCATCTCTATGGCCGCCCGCTGGAAACCCTTCTCGCTACCTGGGGCATCAGCCTGATGCTGATCCAGCTGATGCGTGTGCTGTTCGGGGCGCAGAACCTGGAAGTGGCCAATCCGCCCTGGCTCTCCGGCGGCGTGCAGGTGCTGCCAAACCTGGTGCTGCCTTATAACCGCCTTGCGGTGATTCTGTTTGTCTTTGGCGTGCTGTTCCTGACCTGGCTGCTGCTGAATAAAACCCGGCTGGGCATGAACGTGCGTGCTGTGACGCAGAACCGCGCCATGGCCGACTGCTGCGGCGTGCCGACGGGCCGCGTGGATATGCTGGCGTTTGGGCTGGGATCGGGCATTGCCGGTCTGGGCGGCGTGGCGCTGTCGCAGCTGGGCAACGTCGGGCCGGAGCTGGGCCAGGGCTACATCATCGACTCTTTCCTGGTGGTGGTGACCGGCGGCGTGGGCCAGCTGGCCGGTACCGTGGTCGCCGCCTTTGGGCTGGGGATCCTTAATAAAGTGCTGGAGCCGCAGATTGGCGCGGTGCTCGGCAAGATCCTGATTCTGGTGCTGATCGTGCTGTTTATTCAGAAACGACCGCAGGGGCTGTTCGCCTTTAAAGGAAGGGTGACCGACTGA
- the urtC gene encoding urea ABC transporter permease subunit UrtC, giving the protein MTQPITLTVVQKAPRLSLIAGLLALTALLVLPFLALLPVDNPLAISTYTLTLIGKILCYAVVAVALDLVWGYAGLLSLGHGLFFALGGYAMGMYLMRQASGDGLPAFMSFLSWNELPWFWAGTQHFAWALCLIVLVPGALALIFGWFAFRSKIKGVYFSIMTQALTYAGMLLFFRNETGFGGNNGFTGFTTLLGFQVTATSTRIGLFVATVLLLLASLTIGFALARSKFGRVLTAVRDAENRLMFCGYDPKGFKLFVWTLSAVLCGLAGALYVPQVGIINPSEMSPTNSIEAAIWVALGGRGTLIGPLLGAGIVNGAKSWFTVAFPEYWLFFLGLVFILVTLFLPRGVIGLLRRRRHD; this is encoded by the coding sequence ATGACGCAACCCATAACGCTTACCGTGGTGCAGAAGGCGCCACGCCTCAGCCTGATCGCTGGCCTGCTGGCGCTGACAGCGCTGCTGGTGCTGCCTTTTCTGGCGCTGCTGCCGGTGGATAATCCGCTGGCGATCTCCACCTATACGCTGACGCTGATCGGCAAGATCCTCTGCTACGCCGTCGTGGCCGTGGCGCTGGATCTGGTCTGGGGCTATGCCGGGCTGCTGTCGCTTGGTCATGGCCTGTTCTTTGCGCTGGGCGGCTATGCAATGGGCATGTACCTGATGCGACAGGCTTCCGGCGACGGGCTGCCCGCCTTTATGTCCTTTCTCTCCTGGAACGAGCTGCCGTGGTTCTGGGCAGGCACCCAGCATTTTGCCTGGGCGCTCTGCCTGATCGTGCTGGTTCCGGGCGCGCTGGCGCTGATCTTTGGCTGGTTCGCTTTCCGCTCAAAGATCAAAGGCGTTTACTTCTCGATCATGACTCAGGCGCTGACTTACGCCGGTATGCTGCTGTTCTTCCGTAATGAAACCGGCTTTGGCGGCAACAACGGCTTCACCGGTTTTACCACGCTGCTGGGCTTTCAGGTCACCGCCACCAGCACGAGGATCGGCCTGTTTGTCGCCACCGTGCTGCTACTGCTCGCCAGTCTGACGATCGGCTTTGCGCTTGCCCGCAGCAAGTTTGGCCGCGTGCTGACGGCAGTGCGCGACGCGGAAAACCGCCTGATGTTTTGCGGTTACGATCCCAAAGGCTTCAAGCTGTTTGTCTGGACGCTCTCCGCCGTGCTGTGTGGCCTGGCGGGCGCGCTCTATGTGCCGCAGGTAGGCATTATTAATCCCAGCGAGATGTCGCCGACCAACTCCATCGAAGCGGCTATCTGGGTTGCGCTGGGGGGACGTGGCACCCTGATTGGCCCGCTGCTGGGCGCGGGGATCGTGAACGGTGCCAAAAGCTGGTTTACCGTCGCCTTTCCCGAATACTGGCTCTTCTTCCTGGGGCTGGTGTTTATTCTGGTGACCCTGTTCCTGCCTCGTGGCGTTATTGGGCTGCTGCGCAGGAGGCGTCATGACTGA
- the urtD gene encoding urea ABC transporter ATP-binding protein UrtD, which yields MTDQLFTQPHPADRHREQTDPVLLLENINVSFDGFRALTNLSLEIGVGELRCVIGPNGAGKTTLMDVITGKTRPDNGRVLYDQNTDLTTLSPVEIARIGIGRKFQKPTVFEALTVFENLEIALKTNKSVWACLRSRLNSEQQDRIDEVLKLLRLGAERYRPAGLLSHGQKQFLEIGMLLVQDPHLLLLDEPAAGMTDAETEYTAELFRSLAGQHSLMVVEHDMGFVETIADHVTVLHQGQVLAEGSLRDVQANEQVIEVYLGR from the coding sequence ATGACTGATCAACTTTTCACCCAGCCGCACCCGGCAGACCGCCACCGGGAGCAAACCGATCCGGTGCTTTTGCTTGAGAATATCAACGTCTCCTTCGACGGTTTCAGGGCGCTGACCAACCTGTCGCTGGAAATTGGCGTGGGGGAATTACGCTGCGTTATCGGCCCCAACGGCGCAGGGAAAACCACCCTGATGGATGTGATCACCGGCAAAACGCGGCCGGACAATGGACGGGTGCTGTATGACCAGAATACCGACCTCACCACGCTCTCCCCGGTAGAGATCGCCCGCATCGGTATTGGCCGTAAATTTCAGAAGCCGACGGTGTTTGAAGCACTGACGGTCTTTGAGAATCTGGAGATCGCGCTGAAAACCAACAAATCCGTCTGGGCCTGCCTGCGCAGCCGCCTCAACAGCGAACAGCAGGATCGCATTGATGAGGTACTGAAGCTGCTGCGGCTTGGCGCGGAGCGTTATCGTCCGGCGGGCTTACTCTCTCACGGACAGAAGCAGTTTCTGGAGATCGGTATGCTGCTGGTGCAGGACCCGCATCTGCTGCTGCTGGATGAGCCGGCGGCAGGCATGACCGATGCCGAAACGGAGTACACGGCAGAGCTGTTTCGCAGCCTGGCCGGGCAGCATTCGCTGATGGTGGTGGAACACGATATGGGCTTTGTGGAAACCATCGCCGACCATGTGACCGTGCTGCATCAGGGGCAGGTTCTTGCCGAGGGCTCGTTGCGCGATGTACAGGCGAACGAGCAGGTTATCGAAGTTTATCTGGGGCGCTGA
- the urtE gene encoding urea ABC transporter ATP-binding subunit UrtE has translation MLQVSQLNQYYGGSHILRGLSFEARPGEVTCLLGRNGVGKTTLLKCLMGLIPAKSGTISWQDKPINNRKPHQRVQAGIAYVPQGREIFPRLTVEENLLMGLARFSGADAKQVPEEIYQLFPVLKEMKLRRGGDLSGGQQQQLAIGRALACKPQLLILDEPTEGIQPSVIKEIGAVIRQLAQRGDMAILLVEQFYDFAAELADSYLVMSRGEIVQRGLGGNMEAEGVRGLVAI, from the coding sequence ATGTTACAGGTATCGCAACTCAATCAATATTATGGCGGCAGCCATATCCTGCGCGGCCTCTCTTTCGAGGCCAGGCCGGGCGAAGTCACCTGCCTGCTGGGACGAAACGGCGTTGGCAAAACCACGCTGTTGAAATGTCTGATGGGGCTGATCCCGGCGAAGTCCGGCACCATCAGCTGGCAGGATAAACCGATTAACAACCGCAAACCGCACCAGCGCGTGCAGGCAGGGATCGCCTACGTGCCACAGGGGCGCGAAATCTTCCCCCGGCTTACGGTGGAAGAGAATCTGCTGATGGGGCTGGCGCGCTTTTCCGGTGCTGATGCAAAACAGGTACCGGAAGAGATCTATCAGCTGTTTCCGGTGCTGAAGGAGATGAAGCTGCGTCGTGGCGGCGATCTCTCCGGCGGCCAGCAGCAGCAGCTGGCGATTGGCCGCGCCCTGGCCTGTAAGCCTCAACTGCTGATTCTGGACGAACCTACCGAGGGCATCCAACCTTCGGTAATCAAAGAGATCGGTGCCGTGATCCGCCAGCTCGCCCAGCGGGGTGATATGGCGATCCTGCTCGTTGAACAGTTCTACGACTTTGCAGCCGAGCTGGCCGACAGCTATCTGGTGATGTCGCGAGGCGAGATCGTCCAGCGTGGCCTGGGTGGGAACATGGAAGCAGAGGGCGTGCGGGGTCTGGTGGCTATTTAG